The Gaiellales bacterium genomic interval GACGGCATCGTCTACTTCGGGGGCCACTTCCAGGGCTACTGCGGGCTGATCCCCGGGAACAACTTCTGCACCGTGCAGGCGACCCGCGACAAGCTGGTCGCGCTGGACGAGGGCACCGGGGCGCTGCAGAGCTGGCACCCGGCCGTGAACACGACGCTCGGCGTCGAGGCTCTCGCTGCCGGCGACAAGTCCCTGACGGTGGGCGGCGAGTTCACCAAGATCGCCGGCGTGGCGCAGACGCATCACGCCCAGTTCAGGGAGCCGTAGATCGGGGCGTGGGGACTGTCCCCGGGTGCACCGGGGGCAGTCCCCTGCTCCTCTGACGGCCGCCGCTACCCGAGCTCGGCGCGGGCGGCCACGAACTGCTCGATCGCGAAGTCGAGATCCTCGCGTGAGTGGGCCGCCGACATCTGCGTCCGGATCCGGGCGGTGTCGCGGGGGACGACCGGGAACGAGAAGCTGACGGCGTAGACGCCGCGGCTGATCAGGCCCTCGGCCAGGCGGGCCGCCTTGACGGCGTCGCCCACCATGACCGGCACGATGGGGTGGCTGCCGGGCAGGATCTCGAAGCCGAGCTCGCCCATCCGGGCCCGGAAGTGCTCGGTGTTCTGCGCCAGCCGCGCGCGCAGCTCGGAGGAGCCCTCGATGAGGTCGAGCGCCCGCAGGCTGGCCGCGGTGATCGGCGGCGCCAGGCTGTTCGAGAACAGGTAGGGGCGGGCCCGCTGGCGCAGGAGGTCGACGACCTCGGAGCGGGCGGCGACGTAGCCGCCGCTGGCGCCGCCCATCGCCTTCCCCAGCGTGCCCGTGATGATGTCGACGCGCCCCATCACGCCGTGCAGCTCGTGCGTGCCGCGCCCGCCCTCGCCGACGAAGCCGACCGCGTGCGAGTCGTCCACCATCACGATCGCGTTGTGCCGCTCGGCCAGGTCGCAGATCTCGGGCAGGCGGGCGTAGTAGCCGTCCATCGAGAAGACGCCGTCGGTCGCGATCAGGCGGTGGCGGGCGTCGGCGGCCTCCTCGAGCCGGGCCTCGAGCTCGTCCATGTCGCCGTTTGCGAACCGCAGCCGGCGCGCCTTGCACAGGCGGATCCCGTCGATGATCGAGGCGTGGTTGAGCGCGTCGGAGATGACCG includes:
- a CDS encoding glycine C-acetyltransferase, with protein sequence MDTDLRDDLRGRLDEIREAGLYKSEHLISSPQSARVRVVDRGQVLNLCANNYLGLADHPAIVSAAHEALERWGYGMASVRFICGTQEAHRELEERLAAFLGSEDAILFGSCFDANGGLFEALLGAEDAVISDALNHASIIDGIRLCKARRLRFANGDMDELEARLEEAADARHRLIATDGVFSMDGYYARLPEICDLAERHNAIVMVDDSHAVGFVGEGGRGTHELHGVMGRVDIITGTLGKAMGGASGGYVAARSEVVDLLRQRARPYLFSNSLAPPITAASLRALDLIEGSSELRARLAQNTEHFRARMGELGFEILPGSHPIVPVMVGDAVKAARLAEGLISRGVYAVSFSFPVVPRDTARIRTQMSAAHSREDLDFAIEQFVAARAELG